The DNA window GATTAACCTTAAAAATTCGAGCTTGTCGAGAGTCCTGTTGTATGAGGCGTAGCTGACGTTTTCCTTTTCACGGAAGGCCTCGCCCAAATCGCCTGCAGTGATGTTTTCCCTGCTTTCAGTAATCAATAAAAGTAGGCTCCTCTCGTTTTCCGTTAAAGTGGACAATACCTGGGAAATGTTGATTGAAACCAGCGAGTCGACTGCCTCATCGAAATGCTCCTGAGTGATTTCACGTGACGCGTCGGCCTCGGCGATGTTTCCGCAGCTTCTCAAAAGGGCTATTCCGGTTCTCAAATCACCATTGTCAAAGGCGTACATCGCAACCTGTTCGATAATGTCATCGCCTATTACGTTGGGATAAAATCCTGCTCGGACCCTGTCCCTTAGGATATCCTCTATTTCAGAGTAGGAATAAGGCTGGAACATGATTTCCTGAGGAATGAACACCGTATTAACGTTCTTGTCGAGAACGTACCTGAATTCCAGATCCGAAAGTATTGCAAAAATGGCTGTCTTTACGCCTGGAAATTCCTCGTATGCCCTTAAGATGTCATAGAA is part of the Methanobrevibacter millerae genome and encodes:
- a CDS encoding ORC1-type DNA replication protein, which produces MGIEDILMYDESLFKNINAFDPDYLPPNYNFRDTQMEAMAIAIRPAMRNAQPSNAVILGSPATGKTTAVKKVYELVEKNTDKVVCVYINCQLHTTRFGIISQIHKQIFGHLPPESGVPFAKIYEKIMLELQKKGQSLILSLDDVNYLFQSKNANKIFYDILRAYEEFPGVKTAIFAILSDLEFRYVLDKNVNTVFIPQEIMFQPYSYSEIEDILRDRVRAGFYPNVIGDDIIEQVAMYAFDNGDLRTGIALLRSCGNIAEADASREITQEHFDEAVDSLVSINISQVLSTLTENERSLLLLITESRENITAGDLGEAFREKENVSYASYNRTLDKLEFLRLIDTKYTGSGARGNSREIILRFNPDDYQI